A DNA window from Babylonia areolata isolate BAREFJ2019XMU chromosome 28, ASM4173473v1, whole genome shotgun sequence contains the following coding sequences:
- the LOC143301825 gene encoding putative oxidoreductase YteT isoform X1, which yields MPFKFRDLLKFGKMSTDKRKEGGEGTAKPVTCVLIGAGNRGFRYAFYAVAFPQDFKIVGVADPRDFYRKRVQNEHDIPDKFAFQSWTEAAEKEKFADCVIIATTDRLHKDPAVAFAKKGYHILLEKPMAVSEDDCREIASTCKSSDVLLAVCHVMRYLPWVCKAKEIIDSGEIGQVVNIQHTEPIGFWHFAHSYVRGNWHKESLSSCSLLAKCCHDVDLIKYWMEGAGKCMRVSSFGSLAHFRKEDKPEGAGSRCLDCSIEQQCPYSAKRLYLDFVKEGHTGWPVEVVAEEPDIESVTEALKTGPYGRCVYQSDNDVMSQQVATFQFESGATASLTMVAFTSRLCSREVRIYGTKGEIRCDGGFGAVEVFDFLTQNTRQVPLSAMEEKPPGRLRGHSGADYRLMKAFVSALKTGNKELIRTGADDTLGSHLLVFAAEKARKENCVVHIQPDGSF from the exons ATTTACTGAAGTTTGGAAAGATGtcgacagacaaaagaaaggaagggggggaagggacagCAAAACCTGTGACCTGTGTTCTGATTGGAGCGGGAAACCGGGGCTTTAGATATGCTTTCTATGCTGTCGCTTTTCCTCAGGATTTCAAG ATTGTCGGAGTAGCGGATCCTAGAGATTTCTACAGAAAGAGAGTACAAAATGAGCACGACATTCCAGATAAATTTGCCTTTCAGA GCTGGACGGAGGCAGCAGAGAAGGAAAAGTTTGCTGACTGCGTCATCATTGCCACGACCGACAGACTGCACaaa GACCCTGCCGTGGCTTTTGCTAAGAAGGGATACCACATTCTGCTGGAAAAACCCATGGCG GTGTCGGAAGACGACTGTCGGGAGATCGCGTCGACGTGTAAGAGCAGTGATGTGTTGCTAGCTGTGTGTCACGTGATGCGTTACCTCCCCTGGGTGTGCAAGGCCAAGGAGATCATCGACAGCGGGGAGATCGGCCAGGTGGTCAACATTCAGCACACTGAGCCC ATTGGTTTTTGGCACTTTGCCCATTCTTACGTGCGGGGGAACTGGCACAAGGAAAGCCTCAGCTCCTGCTCACTGCTGGCCAAATGCTGTCATGATGTCGACCTCATAAAGTACTGGATGGAGGGTGCTGGGAAGTGCATGAGAGTGTCATCGTTTGGAAGTCTCGCCCATTTTCGGAAGGAAGACAAG CCAGAGGGAGCAGGAAGTCGATGTCTGGACTGCAGTATAGAACAGCAGTGTCCGTATTCTGCCAAGAGACTTTACCTGGATTTCGTCAAGGAG GGTCACACAGGCTGGCCGGTGGAGGTGGTGGCCGAGGAACCAGACATAGAAAGTGTCACAGAGGCCTTGAAGACAGGCCCTTATGGTCGCTGTGTTTACCAGTCTGACAATGATGTCATGTCTCAACag GTGGCTACGTTCCAGTTTGAGAGCGGAGCAACAGCCAGTCTCACGATGGTAGCCTTCACCAGCCGATTGTGTTCTCGGGAGGTCAGAATCTATGGGACTAAG GGTGAAATTCGATGTGACGGTGGATTCGGGGCAGTGGAGGTTTTCGACTTTCTGACACAGAATACAA GACAAGTGCCGTTGTCAGCAATGGAAGAGAAACCTCCTGGCCGTCTGAGGGGCCACAGTGGAGCAGACTATCGGCTTATGAAGGCATTTGTCAGCGCTCTGAAG ACGGGGAACAAAGAGCTGATCAGGACGGGGGCGGACGACACATTGGGGAGCCACCTGCTGGTGTTTGCCGCTGAGAAAGCCAGGAAAGAGAACTGCGTTGTGCACATCCAGCCTGACGGCAGTTTCTGA
- the LOC143301825 gene encoding putative oxidoreductase YteT isoform X2, which translates to MSTDKRKEGGEGTAKPVTCVLIGAGNRGFRYAFYAVAFPQDFKIVGVADPRDFYRKRVQNEHDIPDKFAFQSWTEAAEKEKFADCVIIATTDRLHKDPAVAFAKKGYHILLEKPMAVSEDDCREIASTCKSSDVLLAVCHVMRYLPWVCKAKEIIDSGEIGQVVNIQHTEPIGFWHFAHSYVRGNWHKESLSSCSLLAKCCHDVDLIKYWMEGAGKCMRVSSFGSLAHFRKEDKPEGAGSRCLDCSIEQQCPYSAKRLYLDFVKEGHTGWPVEVVAEEPDIESVTEALKTGPYGRCVYQSDNDVMSQQVATFQFESGATASLTMVAFTSRLCSREVRIYGTKGEIRCDGGFGAVEVFDFLTQNTRQVPLSAMEEKPPGRLRGHSGADYRLMKAFVSALKTGNKELIRTGADDTLGSHLLVFAAEKARKENCVVHIQPDGSF; encoded by the exons ATGtcgacagacaaaagaaaggaagggggggaagggacagCAAAACCTGTGACCTGTGTTCTGATTGGAGCGGGAAACCGGGGCTTTAGATATGCTTTCTATGCTGTCGCTTTTCCTCAGGATTTCAAG ATTGTCGGAGTAGCGGATCCTAGAGATTTCTACAGAAAGAGAGTACAAAATGAGCACGACATTCCAGATAAATTTGCCTTTCAGA GCTGGACGGAGGCAGCAGAGAAGGAAAAGTTTGCTGACTGCGTCATCATTGCCACGACCGACAGACTGCACaaa GACCCTGCCGTGGCTTTTGCTAAGAAGGGATACCACATTCTGCTGGAAAAACCCATGGCG GTGTCGGAAGACGACTGTCGGGAGATCGCGTCGACGTGTAAGAGCAGTGATGTGTTGCTAGCTGTGTGTCACGTGATGCGTTACCTCCCCTGGGTGTGCAAGGCCAAGGAGATCATCGACAGCGGGGAGATCGGCCAGGTGGTCAACATTCAGCACACTGAGCCC ATTGGTTTTTGGCACTTTGCCCATTCTTACGTGCGGGGGAACTGGCACAAGGAAAGCCTCAGCTCCTGCTCACTGCTGGCCAAATGCTGTCATGATGTCGACCTCATAAAGTACTGGATGGAGGGTGCTGGGAAGTGCATGAGAGTGTCATCGTTTGGAAGTCTCGCCCATTTTCGGAAGGAAGACAAG CCAGAGGGAGCAGGAAGTCGATGTCTGGACTGCAGTATAGAACAGCAGTGTCCGTATTCTGCCAAGAGACTTTACCTGGATTTCGTCAAGGAG GGTCACACAGGCTGGCCGGTGGAGGTGGTGGCCGAGGAACCAGACATAGAAAGTGTCACAGAGGCCTTGAAGACAGGCCCTTATGGTCGCTGTGTTTACCAGTCTGACAATGATGTCATGTCTCAACag GTGGCTACGTTCCAGTTTGAGAGCGGAGCAACAGCCAGTCTCACGATGGTAGCCTTCACCAGCCGATTGTGTTCTCGGGAGGTCAGAATCTATGGGACTAAG GGTGAAATTCGATGTGACGGTGGATTCGGGGCAGTGGAGGTTTTCGACTTTCTGACACAGAATACAA GACAAGTGCCGTTGTCAGCAATGGAAGAGAAACCTCCTGGCCGTCTGAGGGGCCACAGTGGAGCAGACTATCGGCTTATGAAGGCATTTGTCAGCGCTCTGAAG ACGGGGAACAAAGAGCTGATCAGGACGGGGGCGGACGACACATTGGGGAGCCACCTGCTGGTGTTTGCCGCTGAGAAAGCCAGGAAAGAGAACTGCGTTGTGCACATCCAGCCTGACGGCAGTTTCTGA